CGGCGAGGAAGGAAGCTGCGTCGTCAGCGCGGCGTTCACTTGCGGCCGTCAGCGGCGGCGCGCGGCGTGATCTTGATGACGAGGCCCGGGAAGACGTCGTCGGGGTCGTGGACGTGCGGATTGTGCTCCAGGATGTAGGGGTCGCCGCACCGGTCGCTGATGCTGTGCAGCGTCTCCCCCTCCACCACCACGTATATCTCGTCGCACGGCCGCCGCGGCGCCGCCGCGATCCGCGCCCCGCGCAccaccaccgccccgccgccgctctctTCCCCCTCGCCGGCCCGGAGCGACGACACCAGCAGCAGCGTCACCAGCGCCAGCCCGCAGCACCACGacgccgcgtccgccgccgccgccagccccgaCCGCCTCCGCTCTGGCGCCATCGCTACGATCACAGCAAACCAACTGAAAACAACCACGAGGGTTCAAGAACGAATTGTGCGATGTTGTTGTGACTTGTGAGTTCTTGGCTTTGCTCCGTGTTTGAGTAATCTTGGAGGCAGAGGGGGTTTATATAGAGACTGGGAGGAAGGATCCATGGTGGAGTTGGATGCGAGAGGGGAAGGTGAGGGAGAGACTGATGAGTGAGATGGTCTGGGTGGATGCTTTGTTGGCACGAGAGCAAGCTGAATCAGAGAGACGGATGCTGACGTGCCGTGATGTGATGTGACTAACGAAACGAATGGTGCTGGACAAATATTTAAAACTAATATTTTTCGGTAGGGAATTGATGGAAGGGTTATGGGTCGAGCATATCTTGTAACGTGTTGTTTTTACAGGTGTTGGCTAGAGCATCGTCAGTCGCTCGGTGTCAGAGCAAACACGACCCATAAATAAGAGCAACAGGAGGGTGGACTCTCGTATTGATTG
The sequence above is a segment of the Triticum dicoccoides isolate Atlit2015 ecotype Zavitan chromosome 1A, WEW_v2.0, whole genome shotgun sequence genome. Coding sequences within it:
- the LOC119289044 gene encoding uncharacterized protein LOC119289044 — encoded protein: MAPERRRSGLAAAADAASWCCGLALVTLLLVSSLRAGEGEESGGGAVVVRGARIAAAPRRPCDEIYVVVEGETLHSISDRCGDPYILEHNPHVHDPDDVFPGLVIKITPRAAADGRK